A single region of the Streptomyces sp. AM 4-1-1 genome encodes:
- a CDS encoding condensation domain-containing protein, giving the protein MAEAGPATAARLAVGFHGERSGRAPLTWGQRAIWHAVLRTAPNDHYFNIGRVLPLADRGRPATATEAAQALADLMGRHESLRTRLSSSGGDLAQELSASGTLSVTVVDAAGPEAAERTAGELLDRLSATRFDYAGEWPLRAALVTSGGRVTHAVLVLCHLAADGHGVEVLVRDLRLLVRRGSAGRPPTTTPLELAREQHGETGRRRGAAALAHWESGYRAAPPTMFPQPVAEPRSPRFWTGRIESTALNRAVGAVAAAHRVSGSTVLLAACAALVAAGAGHRTAAVMPIVGNRTAAAHRDLVSTLSQDGLFLLELGLAAPEDGPMDIARLPGREQVPGVAGESALGQETGARIPGEADGLRPFTDLLPGAYRAALRTYRSAGYDPVEWDALGARMRDERGTEVHPYCCFNDMRLVERPAPSGPPPTRDELRGAMRSTRFGFPATQELVACRYCLHITEVGPALAVALTADTAYLPPDTIRAHLYAMERLIVASAVGDAPRLADLPGLLTEAHFPDSPEERRSGPSRSGEARS; this is encoded by the coding sequence ATGGCTGAGGCGGGCCCGGCGACGGCCGCCCGGCTCGCCGTGGGCTTCCACGGCGAACGGTCCGGGCGGGCCCCGCTGACCTGGGGGCAGCGCGCGATCTGGCACGCCGTCCTGCGTACCGCCCCCAACGACCACTACTTCAACATCGGTCGCGTACTGCCCCTGGCCGACCGGGGCCGACCGGCCACGGCCACCGAGGCGGCGCAGGCTCTGGCAGACCTGATGGGTCGTCACGAATCCCTGCGTACGCGCCTTTCGTCGTCCGGAGGCGACCTCGCGCAGGAGCTGTCGGCGAGCGGAACACTCTCCGTGACCGTCGTCGACGCGGCCGGTCCGGAGGCGGCGGAGCGCACCGCCGGTGAACTGCTCGACCGGCTGTCCGCCACCCGCTTCGACTACGCGGGGGAGTGGCCGTTGCGCGCCGCCCTGGTGACCAGCGGCGGCCGGGTCACCCATGCCGTGCTGGTGCTCTGCCATCTGGCCGCCGACGGACACGGCGTCGAAGTGCTCGTACGGGATCTGCGGCTGCTGGTCAGACGCGGCTCCGCCGGTCGCCCGCCCACCACCACGCCCCTGGAGCTGGCCCGCGAACAGCACGGCGAGACCGGGCGGCGGCGGGGGGCGGCGGCGCTGGCGCACTGGGAGTCCGGCTACCGGGCGGCGCCGCCGACGATGTTCCCGCAGCCCGTCGCCGAGCCGAGAAGTCCCCGGTTCTGGACGGGCCGCATCGAGTCCACCGCGCTGAACCGCGCGGTGGGCGCGGTCGCCGCCGCCCACCGGGTCAGCGGGTCCACGGTGCTGCTCGCCGCGTGCGCCGCCCTGGTCGCGGCCGGGGCGGGACACCGGACGGCGGCGGTCATGCCGATCGTAGGCAACCGGACCGCAGCCGCCCACCGGGACCTGGTGTCCACGCTCTCGCAGGACGGCCTGTTCCTGCTCGAACTCGGCCTCGCCGCCCCTGAAGACGGGCCGATGGATATCGCGAGGCTTCCGGGGCGGGAGCAAGTGCCGGGGGTCGCCGGGGAGTCGGCTCTCGGGCAGGAGACCGGAGCACGTATCCCGGGGGAGGCGGACGGCCTCCGGCCGTTCACCGATCTGCTGCCCGGCGCCTACCGCGCGGCCCTGCGCACCTACCGGTCCGCCGGGTACGACCCGGTGGAGTGGGACGCGCTCGGGGCGCGGATGCGGGACGAACGCGGCACCGAGGTGCACCCGTACTGCTGCTTCAACGACATGCGTCTCGTGGAACGCCCCGCGCCCTCGGGGCCCCCGCCCACCCGGGACGAACTGCGCGGGGCGATGCGGTCGACCCGGTTCGGTTTTCCCGCCACCCAGGAGTTGGTGGCGTGCCGCTACTGCCTCCACATCACGGAGGTGGGGCCCGCGCTGGCGGTCGCGCTCACCGCCGACACCGCGTATCTGCCGCCCGACACGATCCGTGCCCATCTGTACGCGATGGAGCGCCTGATCGTGGCGAGCGCGGTGGGGGACGCACCCCGTCTGGCCGACCTGCCGGGCCTGCTGACGGAGGCCCACTTCCCGGATTCGCCGGAGGAGAGGCGGTCCGGCCCGTCCCGGTCGGGAGAGGCCCGGTCATGA
- a CDS encoding acyl carrier protein: MTVWPGLEDTDVLRSRVAALIARVSDGELTETEILAAGGSLTALGVTSLTFLRLIDAVEEEFGVMFDLDGPTPFMDDLDGLVNHLEEQGVGSGMGSGTGRAGGAGVGSGVGTGPAGGTGVGTGPAGGAGTGPGGGDG, encoded by the coding sequence ATGACCGTGTGGCCGGGACTTGAGGACACCGACGTCCTGCGCAGCCGGGTCGCGGCGCTCATCGCGCGGGTCAGCGACGGCGAGCTGACCGAGACGGAGATCCTCGCGGCGGGCGGTTCGCTGACCGCGCTCGGGGTCACCTCGCTGACGTTCCTGCGGCTGATCGACGCGGTCGAGGAGGAGTTCGGGGTCATGTTCGACCTCGACGGGCCGACGCCGTTCATGGACGACCTCGACGGCCTGGTGAACCACCTGGAGGAGCAGGGGGTGGGCTCGGGTATGGGCTCAGGTACGGGACGGGCTGGTGGCGCGGGAGTGGGTTCGGGAGTGGGCACGGGTCCGGCCGGGGGAACGGGAGTGGGTACGGGTCCCGCCGGGGGCGCCGGTACGGGTCCGGGGGGCGGGGATGGCTGA
- a CDS encoding MbtH family NRPS accessory protein produces MSDPTQYQVVVNDEEQHALWSARTEPPPGWRPDGFTGTEEECMAHVDEVWPDIRPLSLRRRLAEEAGR; encoded by the coding sequence ATGAGCGATCCCACGCAGTACCAGGTGGTCGTCAACGACGAGGAACAGCACGCCCTCTGGTCGGCGAGGACCGAACCGCCCCCGGGCTGGCGGCCGGACGGTTTCACCGGTACGGAGGAGGAGTGCATGGCGCACGTGGACGAGGTGTGGCCCGACATCCGCCCGCTGAGCCTGCGCCGCCGGCTCGCCGAGGAGGCCGGACGATGA